A genomic stretch from Calonectris borealis chromosome 6, bCalBor7.hap1.2, whole genome shotgun sequence includes:
- the LOC142083650 gene encoding uncharacterized protein LOC142083650, with protein MASREASETSFFSLSGVRERMREKKNGALRTAKLNASLASKIKTKIINNSSTIKVSLKHNNKALALALNAEKANAQRLTQEKTILQKEVEQCHFQNAVLRHKLSFLNNTLKELENLIAAVKMARLSEFHASSASLSNGQKSSMTEDSWADDIADGQLLRAAGIPMRVPISKRCDAGQHGGSSTAVQTSSLDLQRPSSNEPLEIVPVASKDTLPSQPAEKPQSHQEENGKKPTEAMEAQEAFLDSCIFGEALCTIQQKPNNLPALAWESHPLSHEGDEMAKHFFDRLSQGHVTQRRKRSTLFATSTPSSGVDIFPCVSSTQAACWSITKDSSSSSKSNAQPQLKSPSSLVSPTQATVISDRKSLGKEIFCDQPQAKETGCGVETDPSYSQVPDFVPVKVKSKGNCKTGEKTTVKKASTGKKKTNVIKNNAESSPDLPQGEESAQDAKKLLQPKVATCSSESEVSEMRQKACVGAFDRKNRGCGVEQHSCSPDEVRDLRRIYVVNPTQLHSPGNGDLLQQVKKEGVFEIQSMESLSKSPVRTFSSHEAPSDDSSLQNSVFLTKETSSACALQEDLSVSTKSTRQKTNRRTRVIRQRDDSDEQNLPNCVKIPEAKAEEQPKRSQTSRKTTVRKSSCSDQRNEVDGFGPCIDVQGIAKESTKDSPSNLKRSRKTYVVRPLDLAGNLGCVQMDFEGGEIVPPRSIPGSKTSKIPRVQRMVAAQSSKNQTGGLQEKGQAKVDNNMNASKKEADPKPKPQRKRNTSRPPETDSLARQSDGAKALIGSSAELASKQTILTGKFSCITDLLSEPDAFLEEQIAEISLTNNLLDLSHSLESSSVTCSAASPVSSRLTEVPVSKSLSTEGSRMPEKSSLWPEGSLIFKEKTAEKISGERNQVESSSQTSSSQEPEIRPLQDLTNARTLSSSSLEEVSGRSSRRRRDPACYAEPKLNRKLRRGDPFTNTEFLHSPLYKTKKKKAAKAKEMTKKIKEEKEWLPEGCPSAKTGKLITVRRDMEPEVK; from the exons ATGGCATCTCGGGAGGCTTCCGAAACATCCTTCTTCAGCCTGAGTGGTGTAAGAGAGCGGATGCGGGAGAAGAAAAATGGTGCCTTGAGGACTGCGAAGTTGAATGCTTCCCTTGCATCAAAAATCAAAACGAAAATCATTA ACAACTCCTCCACTATTAAAGTCTCCCTAAAGCACAACAATAAAGCACTGGCCCTGGCCCTCAATGCGGAGAAAGCCAATGCACAGCGGCTCACCCAGGAGAAGACCATCTTACAGAAGGAGGTGGAGCAGTGCCACTTCCAGAATGCTGTGCTGAGGCACAAGCTCTCCTTCCTG AATAACACCTTGAAAGAACTTGAAAACCTTATAGCTGCAGTTAAGATGGCCCGGCTCTCTGAG TTCCACGCAAGTTCTGCATCCTTGTCCAACGGCCAGAAGAGCAGCATGACTGAAGATAGCTGGGCCGATGATATTGCAGATGGTCAGCTTCTGAG GGCTGCAGGGATACCAATGAGGGTGCCCATTTCCAAGCGGTGTGATGCAGGACAGCATGGTGGCAGCTCCACAGCAGTACAAACATCCTCACTAGATCTTCAGAGACCTTCTTCTAATGAGCCACTGGAAATTGTACCTGTTGCCTCCAAAGACACTTTGCCATCACAGCCTGCTGAGAAGCCTCAGTCCCACCAGGAAGAGAATGGGAAGAAGCCGACTGAAGCAATGGAGGCACAAGAGGCTTTTCTTGACTCTTGCATCTTTGGAG AGGCCTTGTGCACCATCCAACAAAAGCCCAACAATTTGCCAGCGCTTGCCTGGGAAAGTCATCCTCTTTCACATGAGGGCGATGAGATGGCAAAACATTTCTTTGATCGTCTCTCACAAGGGCATGTTACTCAGAGGAGAAAGCGTTCCACCCTGTTTGCAACAAGCACTCCATCTTCCGGTGTGGATATCTTCCCATGTGTCAGTTCCACTCAGGCAGCTTGCTGGAGTATCACaaaggacagcagcagctctAGCAAGAGCAACGCACAGCCACAGCTGAAATCTCCCAGCTCTCTGGTTTCACCTACTCAAGCCACTGTTATTTCTGATAGAAAATCTTTGGGTAAAGAGATTTTCTGTGATCAGCCACAGGCTAAAGAAACTGGGTGTGGTGTTGAAACGGACCCCAGCTATAGCCAAGTTCCTGACTTTGTTCCTGTAAAGGTTAAAAGCAAAGGTAATTGTAAAACTGGTGAGAAAACAACTGTTAAAAAAGcaagcacaggaaaaaagaaaacaaatgtaattaaaaacaatgcAGAAAGTAGTCCTGATCTACCTCAAGGTGAAGAGAGTGCTCAAGATGCAAAGAAGCTTCTTCAGCCAAAAGTTGCAACATGTTCCAGTGAGTCTGAAGTTTCTGAGATGAGGCAGAAGGCTTGCGTGGGCGCTTTTGACAGGAAGAACAGAGGCTGTGGTGTGGAGCAACATTCCTGCTCTCCTGATGAAGTTCGAGATCTCCGAAGAATATATGTGGTGAATCCAACACAGCTGCACAGTCCTGGAAATGGTGACTTACTGCAACAGGTTAAGAAGGAAGGTGTCTTTGAGATCCAGAGTATGGAGAGCTTGTCAAAAAGCCCAGTTCGTACCTTCTCAAGTCATGAAGCTCCCTCAGATGATTCCAGTCtacaaaattcagttttcttgaCGAAAGAGACCTCAAGTGCCTGTGCTTTGCAAGAGGACTTAAGTGTGAGCACGAAGAGCACCAGACAGAAAACCAACAGAAGAACTAGAGTAATTAGGCAAAGAGATGACTCTGATGAGCAGAATCTGCCAAACTGTGTGAAAATACCAGAAGCCAAAGCTGAAGAACAGCCTAAAAGAAGCCAGACAAGCAGGAAGACGACTGTCAGGAAAAGCAGTTGCAGTGATCAGAGAAATGAAGTTGATGGTTTTGGGCCATGTATAGACGTTCAAGGAATAGCTAAGGAGAGCACAAAGGATTCACCAAGTAATCTTAAACGTAGCAGGAAAACTTACGTTGTCCGTCCTTTGGATCTTGCAGGAAACTTGGGTTGTGTCCAGATGGATTTTGAAGGGGGTGAAATTGTACCTCCCAGGTCTATTCCTGGGAGCAAAACTAGCAAAATCCCCAGAGTTCAGAGGATGGTAGCTGCTCAGAGCAGTAAAAACCAGACAGGGGGCCTTCAAGAAAAGGGGCAAGCTAAAGTAGACAACAATATGAATGCTTCGAAAAAAGAGGCTGATCCCAAACCAAAACCTCAGAGGAAGAGGAACACCTCTAGACCTCCAGAGACTGATTCCCTGGCCAGACAAAGTGATGGTGCCAAGGCGCTCATTGGAAGTTCAGCAGAACTTGCATCCAAGCAAACTATCCTGACGGGGAAGTTTTCCTGCATTACAGATCTGCTGTCTGAGCCAGATGCCTTCCTGGAGGAGCAGATAGCTGAGATATCGCTTACGAATAATCTTCTGGACCTTTCACATAGTCTTGAATCCTCCTCTGTGACCTGTTCTGCAGCTTCGCCTGTCAGCTCCAGGCTTACAGAAGTACCAGTTTCCAAGAGCTTAAGTACTGAAGGCAGCAGAATGCCAGAGAAATCCTCTCTTTGGCCGGAAGGCTCcctgatatttaaagaaaagactgCAGAGAAAATATCTGGAGAAAGAAACCAGGTTGAGTCAAGTTCTCAGACCTCATCTTCACAAGAGCCTG AGATTAGGCCACTACAGGACTTGACCAATGCCAGGACTCTCTCTTCCTCCAGCTTGGAAGAAGTGTCAGGGCGCTCATCCAGGCGGAGACGGGACCCAGCCTGCTATGCAGAGCCGAAACTCAATAG GAAACTGAGGCGGGGCGACCCATTTACAAACACTGAGTTCCTCCACTCCCCTctctacaaaaccaaaaagaagaaagctgccaAAGCCAAGGAAATGACCAAGAagatcaaagaggaaaaagaatggcTTCCTGAAGGATGTCCCAGCGCCAAGACAGGCAAGCTAATAACAGTGAGAAGAGACATGGAGCCAGAAGTAAAATAG